In the Deltaproteobacteria bacterium genome, one interval contains:
- a CDS encoding glycosyltransferase: MNVFDLPFDQYQRYRAVSDLLASADAGPPGLVLEVGGGFESRLSAFLPETEVVIADLEVAPGTTFVRPVRADGCRLPFRDRTFPAAITIDTLEHLPAETRPALLRELRRVTTGPVITACPVSSVESVAAELALGACYRALFATDHRWLAEHLARGLPTAAEIEAVLAGFGGAWRSQWNGYLPEWEPLMFLHLVFDEMPGGAADVAAVRALDALYNERLYPFSNRPPAYRMVWIHVPRAAELPPVRAEEASAPPAEARLAFDAALRAAAEAVKGGRHRERVNADRSRVERLRVETIAERDRLRAEVHRLRAEQERLEIDRRAWISECEYLQRRCSVLTEERAEVDAERDALRAQVGELRWRLGRLWPLDRVADVVAPVVRPLLASVRRRQRRGSNPYGTNVQARLTSSQAAVTKSTPTLTILVSVRDGTREEALQRTRQSIREQSAPPLEAREVRPVPSGLADIKGSHVAFVLPGDRLAPNACAEITRALDEHPDATLVYTDEDEWPPRGQRQNPQLKPAWDPELARAAGYPGSLACYRRDLLARVPSGLSVAEIGYALTLAATEHEERLVIHVPLVLYHGDPANRGRRRIDPGAAAPQALLAAHLEQCGENGRVIPAGPGFRIARPVDPHTCATIVIPYCDGPDLTARCVQSLLSHTRHPSWEIVFVDNRSTDPRAEEVVTGLIRTYPDCVRRLRYPLPYNFSAMNNLAARQARGDVLVLLNNDTEILTDDWLEQLVSLANRPAVGAVGVLLFYPDGRIQHCGVVLGMGSWPGRAHGVAGLLFRGCRPEEADPLLYAYDRRAGAVTAACVAIRRDRYLEAGGLDEALRNDFNDVDLCLKLAARGWHTLYTPHVQATHHESATRSYRALDTREVELMFERWGDRLAADTHVSPHFDRTTLRPPLAMRSSAGSHDARRLVGDSASR, from the coding sequence GTGAACGTCTTCGACCTACCGTTCGATCAGTACCAGCGCTATCGCGCGGTGTCCGATCTCCTCGCCTCGGCCGACGCTGGTCCACCCGGCCTCGTGCTCGAGGTCGGCGGCGGCTTCGAGAGCCGCCTGTCGGCGTTTCTTCCCGAGACCGAGGTCGTCATCGCGGATCTCGAAGTCGCGCCCGGGACCACCTTCGTGCGGCCGGTCCGTGCCGACGGATGCCGCCTGCCGTTTCGCGACCGCACCTTCCCGGCCGCGATCACGATCGACACGCTCGAACACTTGCCCGCCGAGACCCGGCCCGCGCTCCTCCGCGAGCTGCGGCGGGTGACGACGGGACCCGTCATCACGGCATGCCCGGTGAGCAGCGTGGAGAGCGTTGCGGCCGAGCTCGCGCTCGGGGCCTGTTACCGGGCCCTCTTTGCGACGGACCACCGCTGGCTCGCCGAGCACCTGGCGCGCGGGCTGCCCACCGCGGCGGAGATCGAGGCCGTGCTCGCCGGCTTCGGCGGCGCCTGGCGCAGCCAGTGGAACGGCTACCTCCCCGAGTGGGAGCCCCTGATGTTCCTTCATCTGGTCTTCGACGAGATGCCCGGGGGGGCGGCGGACGTTGCCGCGGTGCGCGCGCTCGACGCGCTCTACAACGAACGCCTCTACCCCTTCTCGAACCGCCCGCCAGCCTATCGCATGGTGTGGATTCACGTCCCACGGGCGGCGGAGCTGCCGCCGGTGCGGGCGGAAGAAGCGAGCGCGCCACCGGCGGAAGCGCGGCTGGCGTTCGACGCCGCGCTGCGAGCGGCCGCCGAGGCGGTGAAGGGGGGTCGCCATCGCGAGCGGGTGAACGCCGACCGCAGTCGAGTGGAGCGGCTCCGGGTCGAGACCATCGCAGAACGCGACCGGCTGCGAGCGGAGGTCCACCGTCTCCGCGCCGAGCAGGAGCGGCTCGAGATCGACCGACGTGCGTGGATCTCGGAATGTGAGTACCTGCAACGGCGGTGCAGCGTGCTCACCGAGGAGCGCGCGGAGGTCGACGCGGAGCGCGACGCCCTGAGGGCGCAGGTCGGTGAGCTCCGCTGGCGGCTCGGCCGCCTCTGGCCGCTCGACCGTGTTGCCGACGTGGTCGCGCCCGTGGTGCGCCCGCTGCTGGCATCCGTGCGTCGCCGCCAGCGCCGCGGCTCCAATCCCTACGGAACCAACGTGCAGGCGCGGCTCACGAGCTCCCAAGCGGCCGTGACCAAGAGCACGCCGACGCTGACAATACTCGTGAGCGTGCGGGATGGCACGAGAGAGGAAGCCCTCCAGCGGACGCGGCAGAGCATTCGGGAGCAAAGCGCCCCGCCACTCGAGGCCCGAGAAGTCCGGCCCGTGCCCTCAGGGCTGGCAGACATCAAGGGCAGCCACGTGGCCTTCGTGCTCCCCGGCGATCGCCTCGCACCGAATGCCTGCGCCGAGATCACTCGGGCGCTCGACGAGCACCCCGACGCGACGCTCGTCTACACCGACGAGGACGAGTGGCCCCCACGCGGCCAGCGGCAGAACCCACAGTTGAAGCCGGCGTGGGACCCCGAGCTCGCACGAGCGGCCGGATATCCGGGCTCGCTCGCCTGCTACCGGCGTGACCTGCTGGCGCGGGTTCCGTCCGGCTTGTCGGTTGCCGAGATCGGCTATGCGCTCACGCTCGCCGCGACGGAACACGAGGAGCGACTGGTGATCCACGTGCCGCTCGTCCTCTATCACGGCGACCCGGCCAACCGCGGGCGCAGACGCATCGATCCGGGCGCGGCGGCGCCTCAGGCCCTGCTGGCGGCACACCTCGAGCAATGTGGAGAGAATGGGCGGGTGATCCCGGCCGGCCCGGGCTTCCGGATTGCGCGCCCTGTCGATCCCCACACGTGCGCGACGATCGTGATCCCGTACTGCGACGGCCCCGACCTGACCGCCCGGTGCGTCCAGAGCCTTCTCTCTCACACCCGTCACCCGAGCTGGGAGATCGTCTTCGTCGACAACCGCAGCACGGATCCGCGGGCCGAAGAGGTCGTGACGGGGCTGATCAGGACCTATCCGGACTGCGTCCGCCGGCTGCGCTATCCCTTGCCTTACAACTTCAGCGCTATGAACAACCTCGCCGCGAGGCAGGCCCGCGGCGACGTCCTGGTCCTGCTCAACAACGACACCGAGATCCTCACCGACGACTGGCTCGAGCAGCTCGTTTCGCTCGCCAACCGGCCCGCGGTGGGGGCGGTCGGCGTGCTGCTCTTCTATCCCGACGGCCGCATCCAGCACTGCGGCGTCGTGCTCGGCATGGGCAGCTGGCCTGGCCGAGCGCACGGTGTGGCCGGGCTCCTCTTTCGCGGCTGCCGACCCGAGGAGGCCGATCCGCTCTTGTACGCCTACGACCGGCGGGCCGGGGCGGTGACGGCGGCCTGCGTCGCGATCCGTCGTGACCGCTACCTGGAGGCGGGCGGCCTCGATGAGGCCTTGCGCAACGACTTCAACGATGTCGACCTGTGCCTCAAGCTTGCGGCCCGCGGCTGGCACACGCTCTACACGCCACACGTGCAGGCGACACACCACGAGTCGGCAACCCGTAGCTACCGCGCGCTGGACACGCGTGAGGTCGAGCTCATGTTCGAGCGCTGGGGCGACCGCCTGGCTGCTGATACCCACGTGAGCCCGCACTTCGACCGTACGACGCTGCGTCCGCCACTGGCGATGCGGTCGTCGGCGGGCTCTCATGACGCGCGGCGTCTGGTCGGCGATTCCGCCTCCAGATGA
- a CDS encoding class I SAM-dependent methyltransferase: MTSRSARHPSLSRGCSMECTAMAEPDRRPPDARAAFFLYLASLQRPKVLELGTKRSIPDRGTSHKEEILRFNPTAVHVGADVEPGLDVDVVVDAHRLTENFPRATFDAFIAASVFEHLRWPWLAALELNRVLKVGGIGFVQSHQSFPIHAYPADYWRFSTEAWGALFCPEMGWRVVSANYDFPCRVVPLVEVAVWNETSPSYLNSSVCVQKTAEVSRGRFRWRVDLDAAVAVGSDPNGMPFPQAPPEPWWYTVYRRLAPLVPRAVRRRGRRWLDQRAARG, from the coding sequence ATGACGTCACGCTCCGCCCGCCATCCCTCGCTGTCGAGGGGGTGTTCTATGGAGTGCACCGCGATGGCTGAGCCCGACCGCCGCCCGCCGGACGCCCGCGCGGCCTTCTTCCTCTACCTAGCGAGCCTCCAGCGTCCCAAGGTGCTCGAACTCGGTACCAAGCGCTCCATTCCCGACCGCGGCACGAGCCACAAGGAAGAGATACTCCGCTTCAACCCGACGGCCGTCCACGTTGGTGCCGATGTCGAGCCGGGGTTGGACGTCGACGTCGTAGTTGACGCACACCGGCTCACAGAAAACTTCCCGCGCGCCACATTCGATGCTTTCATCGCCGCCTCGGTCTTCGAGCACCTTCGATGGCCTTGGCTCGCCGCGTTGGAGCTGAATAGGGTTCTCAAGGTTGGGGGTATCGGCTTCGTACAGTCCCACCAGTCCTTTCCGATTCACGCATACCCCGCTGATTATTGGCGCTTCAGTACGGAGGCCTGGGGGGCGCTCTTCTGTCCCGAGATGGGCTGGCGGGTGGTGTCCGCGAACTACGACTTCCCCTGTCGTGTTGTCCCACTGGTCGAGGTCGCTGTGTGGAACGAGACTTCGCCGTCCTATCTCAACTCCTCGGTGTGCGTGCAGAAGACTGCCGAAGTGTCGCGTGGGCGTTTCCGCTGGCGCGTAGACCTCGATGCCGCGGTCGCAGTGGGGTCTGATCCGAATGGCATGCCGTTCCCTCAGGCTCCTCCCGAGCCGTGGTGGTATACGGTCTATCGCCGTCTTGCGCCCCTCGTTCCCCGCGCGGTTCGCCGCAGGGGCCGGCGCTGGCTGGACCAGCGCGCGGCGCGCGGCTGA
- a CDS encoding exo-alpha-sialidase: MASDAITGQDTVLETAVIYPQEDGCSQLYSPTVLQDAAQPGLFHMWCGGWKNCADRDQYGNDRIYHSTSTNLRNWTAPTSVINSAGYHFNDPSVIAVSYPAGSPSARLVYLMYLTGCTTVTDCYTTGHNVTYGATSYDGVTWSTPQLVIGINNGLNNGGAWSPSAVKISESLVYLYFFVNTNDPATDGSVQRATINPQVDFFRATSPIRVVLPYHVNPDVLKTASGYEMLYDSGTPFRINRLKSTDGITFVDDSSFPGINGAPNYRAQTGHAFPVPGSPQQYWLYFGWGTAPVADPIVINGWRWQRP; the protein is encoded by the coding sequence GTGGCGAGCGATGCCATCACAGGCCAGGATACGGTGCTGGAGACCGCCGTGATCTACCCGCAAGAGGATGGGTGTAGCCAGCTCTACAGCCCCACGGTCCTTCAGGACGCGGCACAACCAGGCCTGTTCCACATGTGGTGCGGCGGTTGGAAGAACTGCGCCGATCGCGACCAATACGGAAACGATCGCATCTACCATTCCACGTCCACGAACCTGAGGAATTGGACGGCACCGACCTCGGTCATCAACTCGGCCGGATATCATTTCAACGATCCCTCGGTGATCGCGGTCTCGTACCCGGCCGGTAGCCCCTCCGCGCGGCTCGTGTATTTGATGTATCTCACTGGCTGCACCACCGTCACGGACTGTTACACGACGGGGCACAACGTCACCTACGGCGCCACGAGCTACGACGGTGTCACCTGGTCTACGCCGCAGTTGGTCATCGGGATTAACAACGGTCTGAACAACGGCGGAGCCTGGTCGCCATCGGCGGTCAAGATCAGCGAGAGCCTCGTCTACCTCTATTTCTTCGTCAACACCAACGACCCGGCAACCGACGGGTCGGTCCAACGCGCCACTATCAACCCGCAGGTGGACTTCTTCCGGGCAACCTCGCCGATCCGTGTGGTCCTTCCCTATCACGTCAATCCCGACGTTCTGAAAACCGCGAGCGGATACGAGATGCTCTACGACTCCGGTACGCCATTTAGGATCAATCGGCTGAAATCCACCGATGGAATCACCTTCGTCGACGACTCCTCGTTTCCGGGAATCAACGGTGCTCCCAATTATCGCGCCCAGACCGGGCATGCCTTTCCCGTGCCCGGGTCCCCACAGCAGTATTGGCTCTATTTCGGATGGGGGACCGCACCGGTCGCCGATCCAATCGTCATCAACGGCTGGCGCTGGCAAAGGCCGTAA